A DNA window from Mycolicibacter hiberniae contains the following coding sequences:
- the trmD gene encoding tRNA (guanosine(37)-N1)-methyltransferase TrmD, with amino-acid sequence MKVDVLTIFPSYLDPIRQSLPGKAIETGLVELGVHDLRRWTHDVHRSVDDAPYGGGPGMVMKAPVWGEALDEICSEQTLLIVPTPAGRLFDQATAQRWSLEQHLVFACGRYEGIDQRVADDAARRMRVEEVSIGDYVLAGGEPAVLVMLEAVLRLMPGVLGNPASQRDDSHSPDRAGLLEGPSYTRPPSWRGLEVPEVLLSGDHARINAWRHEAAVARTRERRPDLLDP; translated from the coding sequence CCGATCCGGCAGTCGTTGCCCGGCAAGGCCATCGAGACCGGCCTGGTGGAGCTGGGGGTGCACGATCTGCGGCGCTGGACTCACGACGTCCACCGCTCAGTCGACGACGCCCCCTACGGTGGCGGCCCCGGAATGGTGATGAAGGCGCCGGTCTGGGGTGAAGCGCTGGACGAAATCTGTTCGGAGCAGACGCTGCTCATCGTTCCGACCCCGGCGGGACGACTGTTCGACCAGGCCACCGCGCAGCGCTGGAGCCTGGAGCAGCATCTGGTGTTCGCCTGCGGCCGCTATGAGGGCATCGATCAGCGGGTTGCCGATGATGCGGCCCGGCGGATGCGGGTTGAAGAGGTGTCGATCGGCGATTACGTGCTGGCCGGCGGCGAGCCCGCGGTCCTGGTGATGCTGGAGGCGGTGCTGCGGCTGATGCCCGGGGTGCTGGGCAATCCGGCTTCACAACGCGACGATTCGCATTCCCCGGATCGCGCCGGGCTGTTGGAGGGGCCGAGCTACACCCGCCCGCCGAGCTGGCGCGGCCTGGAAGTACCCGAGGTCCTGCTCTCCGGTGACCACGCCCGGATCAATGCGTGGCGCCACGAGGCCGCCGTGGCACGGACCCGCGAACGCCGTCCGGATCTGCTGGACCCGTAG